From a single Lates calcarifer isolate ASB-BC8 linkage group LG12, TLL_Latcal_v3, whole genome shotgun sequence genomic region:
- the vapb gene encoding vesicle-associated membrane protein-associated protein B/C, translating into MARPEQVLLLEPQHELKFRGPFSDVVTTNLKLSNPTDRNVCFKVKTTAPRRYCVRPNSGIIDAGTSINVSVMLQPFDYDPNEKSKHKFMVQSMLAPPDMTDMEGVWKEAKPEELMDSKLRCVFEMPVENEKTHDMESNKMMSSSLLKSESSALPVKSLSSTLDDGEVKKIMEECKRLQMEAQRLREENKQIREDDGLRMRKSNVMSSQHTSVGMKKEEGLSARTVALIMLFFVVGVIVGKLVL; encoded by the exons ATGGCCAGGCCGGAACAGGTTCTGCTCTTGGAGCCTCAGCACGAACTGAAATTCAGAG GTCCATTCTCAGACGTGGTCACCACAAATCTTAAGCTCTCCAACCCAACAGACAGGAATGTGTGTTTCAAGGTGAAGACGACAGCGCCGCGTCGGTACTGTGTCCGGCCAAACAGTGGAATCATCGATGCAGGCACCTCAATCAACGTCTCAG ttatGCTGCAGCCTTTTGACTACGACCCCAATGAGAAGAGCAAACACAAGTTCATGGTCCAGTCCATGCTAGCACCTCCTGACATGACTGACATGGAGGGAGTG TGGAAGGAGGCGAAGCCAGAGGAGCTGATGGACTCTAAGCTGAGGTGTGTTTTTGAGATGCCAGTGGAGAACGAAAAAACG CATGACATGGAGTCCAACAAGATGATGTCGTCCAGCTTGCTGAAGTCAGAGTCCTCTGCGCTGCCTGTGAAGTCACTGAGCTCCACCCTCGATGATGGGGAGGTGAAGAAGATCATGGAGGAGTGTAAGAGGCTGCAGATGGAGGCTCAGAGGCTAcgggaagaaaacaaacagatcagG GAGGACGACGGCCTGCGGATGAGGAAGAGCAATGTGATGTCTTCTCAGCACACCTCCGTTGGCATGAAGAAGGAGGAAGGGTTGAGCGCCCGCACGGTGGCCCTCATCatgcttttctttgtggtgGGCGTCATAGTGGGCAAGTTGGTCTTGTAG